In Ascaphus truei isolate aAscTru1 chromosome 5, aAscTru1.hap1, whole genome shotgun sequence, one genomic interval encodes:
- the LOC142494731 gene encoding uncharacterized protein LOC142494731 — protein sequence MWDTIVIGVNACGNSVRDKYHCRKRFDDIRSKLKKKIQDQRVHATGTGGGPTPQRLILTPLEELLRPKLLTVVVEGLAGDRDIGIYPSQFPAVAPGGHVSPEMEQVSSPGSASSTLLEEHHGDEDDEYDEDDATEETEIQSCDHEEVPIETVVPPNCPSTSTYDAIVASEGKIVDAENRRHSDMMTVLERMIGLQEETVSQLAHLHRVFIEVPKQLQKINTSFEALVVQQTQANYWRMTNVPQFNTSQPGSVHAGQFSPHSSDIHSPGPNVTGQVADIAVQVPDDILPLPSVQIQQQTPTKEATKTKQDTHETDQPSLVQCLPTCSHVSLGTSPVREQSLPKSPVGESLPKSPVGESLPKSPVGESLPKSPVGESLPKSPVGESLPKSPVGESLPKSPVGESLATSPVGESLATSPVGEQSLATSPAREVPEATQSGSVVPKVGGKRKRKIQETTSRPVTRSQKEQKK from the exons atgtgggacacaatagtcattggtgtcaatgcctgtgggaatagtgtcagggacaagtatcattgtcggaaaagatttgatgatattaggtccaaattgaaaaagaaaatacaagaccaacgcgtgcatgctactggcactggaggtgggcccacaccacaacgtctcatattgactccattggaggagctgcttcggccaaaattacttaccgtcgtcgtggaaggcttggctggtgaccgtgacattggaatttatccgtcacaatttccagcag ttgcccctggaggacatgtgtcacctgagatggaacaagtgtcttcacctgggtcagccagctcaacactactagaag aacatcatggtgatgaggatgatgagtatgatgaggatgacgccacagaagagactgaaatacaatcatgtgaccatgaagaggtgccaatagaaactgttgtaccgccaaattgtccatcaacttccacatacgatgcaattgtagcttcagagggaaaaatagtggacgcagaaaatcgtcgccattcagacatgatgacagtgctggaaaggatgattggactgcaggaagaaacagtatcacaattggcacatctccacagagtcttcattgaagtgcctaaacagttgcaaaaaatcaacacctcattcgaagcattagttgttcagcaaacacaagctaattactggagaatgactaatgtaccacaattcaacacctcccagccaggatctgttcatgcaggtcagttttcaccacattcatctgatattcattcaccaggcccaaatgttaccggtcaagtagcagacattgctgtgcaggttcctgatgacatcctaccgctgccatctgtacaaattcagcagcagacacctacaaaggaggcgacaaaaacaaaacaagacacacatgaaacagaccaaccatcacttgtgcagtgtctaccaacttgctcacatgtgtcactgggcacaagccctgtccgtgaacagtcactacccaaaagccctgtaggtgagtcgctgcccaaaagccctgtaggtgaatcgctgcccaaaagccctgtaggtgagtcgctgcccaaaagccctgtaggtgaatcgctgcccaaaagccctgtaggtgaatcgctgcccaaaagccctgtaggtgaatcactgcccaaaagccctgtaggtgagtcactggccacaagccctgtaggtgagtcactggccacaagccccgtaggtgaacagtcactggccacaagccctgcccgtgaagtgccagaggccactcaaagtggctctgttgtgcctaaagttggtggcaaaagaaaaaggaaaattcaagagacaacaagcaggcctgttactcgctcgcaaaaggaacaaaaaaaataa